A window of Glycine soja cultivar W05 chromosome 2, ASM419377v2, whole genome shotgun sequence genomic DNA:
tttcattctcttctccctttgccaaaaagaattcgccaaggactaaccacctgaattctttttgtgtctctcttctcccttttccaaaagaacgaaggactaaccacctgaattcttttgtgtctcccttctcccttgtcaaagaattcaaaatgacacagtctgagaattcttttgattcttcccattcccttatacaaaagtgttcaaaggactaactgcttgagaattcttttgtatccccattcacaaagtatcaaaggtttaaccacctgagatctttgtcttaacacattggagggtacatcctttgtggtacaagtagagggtacatctacttgggtttgactgagaacaagcgagggtacatctcttgtggatcagttctagtggagggtacatccactagggtttcaaagagaacaagggaggatacatcccttgtggatctttgcttgtaaaaggatttttacaaggttgaaagaaatctcaaggaccgcaggtcgcttggggactagatgtaggcacgggttgttgccaaaccagtataaaaactcttgtgtgtttgtttccttcttccctactcttttactttccgctatgcatttaatttccgcttttactttctgttaagtttctcttctagtcctcattctcttaacaatttagtaaaagccttagaagagtaattttttaattagtaaaggtttatgaataattaattcaaccccatctttcttaattattctgaggccactcgatccaacaaataATAGACTGAATGACAGCCATACAGTCAATGAAATGCTGACAACTTGCGTGAGTTTGAGTTGATGAAATTTGCGTTAGAGCAATGAAATTTGAGTGAATGAAATCAGTGATGGAATTTGTGGTActgatttgcagatcatggttaggaccAGAGGATTAGGTCGTGCCTTAGGTCACGTTACTGGCAGAGGAGATTGTGATGATTCCGATGATGCTCCGCAGTGTTGATGGCCTACCGCATCCGCACAGAGGCAGTGAGTACCTGTGACTGCAGTGCACGATGAGCCAGTTCTCCCTGCGCCAAATGTAGAGGCTGACGTATTTCCAGATGACCCGATGGTACTAGCTGATGTAGAGGACACTGGGGCAGACATTCCTGCAGACACAGGCGCCCAGGCTGCTAAGGATGAGCATGAGGGATTTCCGGGTGGTCCGAGCGACCCATCCGTGCTTACCCAGTATGCGGATCACGTAGCTTGCAGCGTATGGACgggagaggtatttataatatttatttttagttacttgctaattatactttatgattgaaattagtttttcctttaaatgatgattttaacGAATTTTGCGTACCTTTATAATTCAATTCAGGAGCGTCCTGAGTTGAAGTAATCCTCTCACGGGAGGAAGGTCCATAATTTAGGCAGGCATGTCCCTGCCATTGAAGGACTAGTTGTTGGGACAGGACTAAGTCCTCTGATCATGTGTTCGGTAGACACTGGCGATCAGGGACTTTTGTCCTCATTTGTCGAGCGGTGGCACCAGGAGACGTCTAGTTTCCATCTCCCTGTGGGAGAGGTGACGATCACGCTGGACGACGTCTCGTCACTTCTGCATATGCCCGTAGTTGGCGACTTGCACGCCTTTCAGCCCTTGCACGTGGATGATGCGGTTCAGATGCTGGTGGACTTATTGATGGTCTCTGCAGAGGCTTCCAGGGCTGAGACAAGGCAATGTCATGGACCGTACGTACGCCTGTAATGGGTACGTGATATCTACGAGCGCCGATGCCAGGCAGGTCATTGGACAGTTGCGGCTCGCGCGTATCTTCTTCACCTTCTGGGTTGCACtctgtttgctaacaagagtgtaACCAATGTTCATGTTGTGTATTTGGAGGCCCTTCGTGACCTCAGTCAGACCGGAAGGTACGCCTGGGGAGTAGTTGCGCTGGTGCATATGTACGATCAGCTGAACGATGCCTCTATCAGTAGCAGCTGACAACTTGGCGGTTACATCACACTGCTGCAGGTAACAAACATGTTTTTCATTCGTTGAGGTTCAACAatgtttaactttaaattttgttagacTTTCAATATTAACGTTTAtcattttgatgttacctttgtAGTGTTGGATATACGAGCACTTTCCCTCAGTCGCGGAGTCCACTGCTGATCAGGACTACGACGAGGATTCACCGCATGCCTGTAGGTGGATTGTGACGAAGAAGACCGTGAAGAGCATACATACACCGGCATACAGGGAGCGCCTGGACCAACTCCAGATTTCAGATGTCTGTTGGATCCCATATGGGGAGCACCAACCGGTCTGggacttccatttgatttcatgCTATTCCGGTCTCCTGCGCTGGGGGCTCGTTGCTGTGTATTACCGACTAGAGAGGTTCATGCGGCAGTTTGGATACACCCAGATCATTCCTGCTCCGCCTGTCGATTCATGGGTGTCGTATGATGATATACACGATAGGTGGATGCACTACTCGGATCATATGGTTCCAGCAGGTGAGGTGTGCGCTGTGCCACGTCAGTGTGCCAACGACTACATGGACTGGTTCTTCCGCATCTCGCATCCTTTCATGACACCAGGCCAGGCATCATATCCTCTGCCAAATGGTCATGCTCCGCAGCCCCGAGTCGTCCCTTAGGCCCCACAGACAAATATCCCTCACGTGGCGGAGCTAGGAGCATCGTCGACATCTGCGAGGCTCACTGTGGAGGAGcctagacatgcagtggtaagtaatactaataatttacgtcatttacgtcaatattttcataataatttgtgtgatatgtttgttttgtatttaacaAGAAGTTTGCCATGGGATTGTTGAATGCCTCAGGATGATCAGGAGTGTCACACAGGACCAACTAGTATATTTTAGGTCTCGACGCAGGCGGCGCACAGATCAGACAtagtttatttacatattttatattgatattcgATGTATATACAGATATTGTACTTGAACCCATTTCATTAGTaatgttggttttatttatttccattagtaatgttagttttatttatttccattggTTGTGTATTCCCTTTGCCTAATCTAGCttatacaattttatatttttattctatcaaattaattttttttaaatttctctccTCAGATAAAAATCTgtatttatatttcataattttataattaggcgtaagatttatattttatttaaagagactaaaaaatattttattttaataaaatatgtggTGCCGAGGGAGAATGTTTAATTAGAGTGTAGGAAGCATGTTATAACACATActtttaagtttattaattagAGTTTTAATTAGAATGTTTAATTAGagttttatttatgtttaaagAGTAAAAACTAGATATTTCTAGTTAGAAAAAGTTATAACACACACTTTTAAACAACTTTTTGATTGgattaaatttattaagaacCACAAAATCTTGAGTCTTACAACTAATTTAATAaatctaattttgaattatttgtgGAAAGGGTGTagaaaagaatatattaaacaaaaattggaaattgaaataaagaagtCGAAAACATGGACACAgatgtagacaaaggatcaagctgatgttttgatgatgccaaaggatcacatgggtagacaaaggatcaagctgatgtTTTGGTAATGCCAAAGGAtcacatgcgtctcaaagctttattcaagacaaagaaattaaagatattcaagatggatgatcaagacagtctttagagtcttagaaagggtatattaaataggaagggaattccaattgaagtagcaaaaggtttggccaagaaatttaagttaaaaagtcttttacaagaaatttactctctggtaatcgattaccagaggatgtaatcgattaccagtggccaaaactgatttacaacagctattaaaatttgaattcaaaatttgcactgtgtaatcgattacacatatatggtaatcgattaccagcaatttctgaacgttttaattcaacttttaaagattgtaatcgattacatatatactgtaatcgattaccagaacagattttcaaaaaatattctcaacagtcacatctttttatttggttcttgaatggctatcaaaggtctatatatatgtgacttgagacacgaatttgcgaAGAGTTttgaagaacaaaaaggtcttatcctcttaacaagcaaaattgttttatcctcttacaaattccttggccaaaccacttgtgattcaataaggaattatttgagtgctcaaattgttcaatctatctctttcaagagagatttctttttttcttcttcttcattctgaaaagggattaagagaccgagggtctcttgttgtgaaagaattctaaacacaaaggaaggattgtccttgtgtgtttagaacttgtaaaaagaatttacaagatagtggaactcttaagcgggttgcttggggactggacgtaggcacaagggtgtggccgaaccagtataaatctgagtttgcactttctcttcccttaaactcctttatttattattgttttatattcatattcaaattgttctatttgaatcaacatttaagaaattcattattaagggaatttataacttgaatagaaagttaaatagaatttttaattggggaaataatttgtaatatcttaattcaacccccccttcttaagatatctgaggccacttgtccaacaacaGATGCTTAAAAaacttctaattaaaaaaagtttataattttattctatcaaattaaaaaaatgtttttttaatttctctcctAAGATAAAAATccgtatttatattttataattttataattaggtgtaaaatttatattttattttaagagactaaaaaataaaaccttatttaagagactaaaaaataaaaccttctCATTTGAAGCATTATacaacatattaaattaataattgactcatataatttatttattttcttcatttccaTATTTTGCATCAGGGTTAAaactttgttaaatatttttaattagttcaacattaaattatttttaattgatgacaaaatatattttaattaaattttaattttatagtagtttctttaaaaaaaatgaactacttgagtataaataattaatttttatttttcggttgttgtagtttttttatatttaaaataaaattgcaagactgacaaaaaagttaaagtagtagaaatcaaatttaacataGAACGACAAGTCATCTTCcatttccagaaaaaaaaaaacgattatGCGATACATGAATTCAAACAatacattaacttcaacatagtcgaacaaaattaaatttgcatGAAATACTACAACTAACTCATGCTAATTTTGCGACAAGGACAACTCGTCTTCCATTTCCGGTACAAGTTTACTGAAAAAAGCTATTGGCCCAATCTTTTTCTAGTAGTTAGACTCAATAAACACCTTCATCACGTCATCGTTGGTTTTGAGTTCaattgtttcaaattttataactttttctgaATACTCATGGTGACTTGGTTTCCCAAAAAACAATCGCCTTACCATTTGTGTTTCATTAATaccataagggggaatcccaggaggcgcaacttgcttgatcaaatccttcagttcatccatGGTACATCCAGTGGAAATGTCAAActttttggaattttttcttgtgaacgagtaaccaacaaactcattttggcgtgacatgttccacctcccattgtaatatagcaggacatcatgagtaggggtcatagtaGCTTGAAGTAAGTTTAAAATACCATCTGGGGTTCTAGCAATgctacataataactcaatcggaccaacaaacaaaaattcatgattacacattaacattgtgttaacatcagcatcatctttcagttgcatacattgaaaccgaaattgattacctgcatatgtgaaaggcttctggtagtaaatttcatccaaaaattgcttTTCGGTTAGcttaagggtattgtgtattttggtttttaacgtttgaaaatcacacccgttaggtactcgaatgggAACTAGAGTGGAAGCTTGAAAGGAAACACTATTGCCGTTGTGAACaatggatccatttggaaaaataaaacctaatgtgGAGTTCACAACTGTCTGACTTCTTGTCTCTCCCAAGAATGCCATAGTTTTTTGTAAGAGTTGGGTTACGACTGGAACTTATGGTTTTTTACAGTGTTAGGTTGTGTCATATACATAGATGAGTTTTAATATCAGTGctgcattttttaaagattaaaaatatgcaTGCACATGCTTTCTGTATGTGTTGTCAACTACACCAATGACGTGACATGCTTTAGCTTGCATCAGATCTGCATGTGTAGTCATGTTGTGCAAGGTGCTTTCACGCGCTTTATGTTAATGCAGACAACAATTTATCATACACGTTTTTTCACAATGTGTTGTCAACTCAGACAATGATATATCATACATgcttttttagaattaagtaataattttgttgtggaCGTAACAAATATACAAAGACACATAAATGTGAATATCCAATTCAAAATTATCAGTCattataaattacatgttcaatCATCATTTATGTTAACATAGTCTCTCTTGAACATCACGAAGCTCTTGTAATGTTGCATTCTGCTAATATATGGATTTGGCCACGGCTTTGCCTGAGGATGACAATtgctagaccataacaatgcGACAAGCGGTAAAGGACaacattcttttaaataaacttgTTGTACATGCGAAAAAAGTGTtaactcaatcctacaaaactcattgcataaatataaaaaaaaacacttcatatctacaatgtacctcaacaaaatgattgccatacacatgaccgatacaaattatacaatgcaatgaagaatttgccagcggttgacttctaagaggaaagaatGTCGTGCTTTGCTGTTTAGACAAGGATACAACGATTacgttataccttgatgcaatgacatgtcccatgtccgttatatccatccacttatccgTAGTCAcctgaatgaaacaaatatacacgtcaaacataatttcaaagttaagtcttaaaaatcaaatacataaattacataccttggttaacccatcaacaagtagtgacatccttaattcctcaaatctctctgtgccaccaAAGAGCTTGATATAGTCTTCTGAGAATttggcaagttctttaagcagatGGTTGCAGACCACCGACCAAGAGTCTTGACCAATACCTAATAAATCGGCAACCGACCAATATCTACAGTTACCATCagctttgacatcaacaatctTATCAATGAAGTCGTGCATAAATGGCTGAAATTGGTCCAACATGGGCATCATCGTTCTTTGATTCGGTTGCTCAGAGGATGATGCAGTACGCCTCACCGATGAATTGCTATTTTGCATAGATTCAAAGGCAtctacatactcccagtaagatggaTCGCGCTTTGTTGACCTTGGGTTCCTGCTCATAGCTTTCTTCGGTGCCCCTTTTGTGTTAACCTTTgttggaggaggacacatcgaattctgatcagggtatgcaatttcccAAAGTTTAGTCTTCAGAGTAAacttgccacaaacatcaagttctttAAATCTTTTGGATATTGTTTCCATTACTTCCTTGATTCTCACCTCGGGCTCAAATAACCCTTGGTCTAAAAAACTGAGTCTCCTCcagaacatatggattgaatccagtgggatgcaaccactaacatatttggatagctcacaagcctatttgttgttgtgtttcctaagtgcatcaccttattagtccaggcggaaacaaatttttccttgtgtggtattatccatgtttccttgacatagtcaacaaacattggccaaggtgCGCAAGCCATTTCGAACTTCTTTAGGCATTCATCAAACTGTTGTTCTGAAGGACAATCAGTCAGACATCCCCAGCAatccatgacataatcccaAGTATTTTTTTGCGCAATTAGTGATTTACAtttggccttcacattcttgtttacATGAaagctgcacaacaaatttgtacatTCAGGGAATACATgcttcactgcattcatcaatgcttggtctctgtcagtgacaataactccAGGGATGGCAtcacactttaaaaaaaaaggcctCAGAAGCGTTGTAAAGCCCAGACCAAATTATTAACATGTTCACCCTCCACATATGCAAAACTGGtagagaatgtcatcccagtcagtgtcaccccaacaaaatcgagcagtgggagtctgtaccgatttgttttgtaggtgttgtctatcaaaaacaccaaattacatgcattgactaacttcactgcatcagggtgacaccaaaagatatcacgaaCCACGTCTTCATCCTTTATTTTGTGCCAATGTATATACTGATCACGTTCAAGAAGTttcatcagatgttgcatttcaagatcgcttcctcttatggaagaatgaaatgcacttcttgcattgtatatctgTCTAATGGTCGTACAACTATTgtcattgtgttccttcagagTTAGTAGAATGTTTTTTTGGCTTCACCatggacttcgtcatatcaacaataagtgttttttcagCTTTAGTCAATCTCCCCGCATATGGAtatccaactaatgacttggtcaattcatgattatgcactccacaaatcaacttcaccatccagccTTCTCCTCCAACCACTGGCTTGCAACGAAGCTTGAAGCGACACCCACATATCCTAGTCCCAGTGTCTCTTCTGATAAATTCTTTATTCCTACACCTATACTTGTCAATCCTTTCAcagccaattaacacaaacgtagtccttcctctactacttgtgtttgtgtttgaccTTAAAATCACCACCACAAATCCGTTTTCATGAGCAACAGATCGAGACCACCGCAAAACATCCTCTCGGCACTCAAACACCTACATAGCAATccacataatttaagttttctaccagtattcattttattaaatttgtgacaaacattaacattataacctgagaagtattgaacgcatcagaacaatcaacatgtggttcattcacaccacatgcttcttcattttcataatccatatcCGCTTGTTCAGACATTATTTCATACATCCACTCATCTTCGTCCATCTAACCAACTCAAACAAAAAATGGccatataaacaaattaataatttttaaaaaaatggaaactgAATTCATAAAAcatcacattttaaaaatagttactcttcttacggatcaagttgatctgtaagtcAAGTTGTTCTGTCActgttacggatcaacttgatccgtaagttgcCGTGTCAttgttacggatcaagttgatccataactGTAACACAccaacttacggatcaacttgattcgtaagtctcttacggatcaacaTGATCCGTAAGTAATCCGTACGCCCGCGACACAGCCACCACCTTCTGCGTACCTTGTTTGCCGCTGCCGATCACCGCAACGCACCTTCACCTTCACCGCACCTAACCATTCACAACTAACCAACTAACCCGAGACAATGCCACACaaaaaccacaaaaagagagaaaaacaacgAACAAAAATGGCAGTTGTGTGAAGCacaggaaaaaaaacatttataaggaaaaaaaggcCAGGGGCATTTTTgccatttataaattttgttgggtgcacctagcagcacTCAGGACAAAATTGGGAATCCAAAAtggggtgttttttttttgttggcaaaattacattttttttaaccccGATTTGTctccaattttaattttggtcccctttaaaattattgacgaCTTTTGTCCTTCTATTTTATCAATCACACAATCATGGTCCCCAATCCAGAATTGGACGTTGACTATTACAAAGGAATGTTGACTGTCACA
This region includes:
- the LOC114376073 gene encoding serine/threonine-protein phosphatase 7 long form homolog, whose protein sequence is MVLADVEDTGADIPADTGAQAAKDEHEGFPGGPSDPSVLTQYADHVACSVWTGERLPGLRQGNVMDRTYACNGYVISTSADARQCWIYEHFPSVAESTADQDYDEDSPHACRWIVTKKTVKSIHTPAYRERLDQLQISDVCWIPYGEHQPVWDFHLISCYSGLLRWGLVAVYYRLERFMRQFGYTQIIPAPPVDSWVSYDDIHDRWMHYSDHMVPAGEVCAVPRQCANDYMDWFFRISHPFMTPGQASYPLPNGHAPQPRVVP